A single region of the Corallococcus macrosporus genome encodes:
- a CDS encoding ABC transporter substrate-binding protein, with the protein MRIPLLVRRVGPLLALILLAACRIESAAPSGGAAVTQAATPSGEVWVYTSMYRHVLDAMEPLLKERLPGVQVHWYQAGSEKVASRLEAERAAGAVRADVLMTSDPFLYERLARDGAFLRYASVNALRIPRTLLDLDARYAAVRLSTMVLVHRLGAGDAPKSFAALVDGSWKGRAAIGDPLTSGTAFTWAVFLHAKRGEAYFAGLRDKGAVVAGGNAAVLQKVESGEVDAGVLLLENALAAKAKGSPIEIIWPEDGAVVIPGPVGLFASTRNPVAAKALVDVLLSPEGQRIIVEKGDMHAVDPRLSGPRGESGVEGLLGRAQAWTPELLEQGLLHGGDIKEAFSRAFAR; encoded by the coding sequence ATGCGCATCCCCCTCCTTGTGCGGCGCGTGGGTCCGCTCCTCGCGCTGATCCTCCTGGCCGCGTGCCGCATCGAATCCGCCGCGCCGTCGGGAGGCGCCGCCGTGACGCAGGCCGCGACGCCGTCCGGTGAGGTGTGGGTCTACACGTCGATGTACCGGCACGTGCTGGACGCGATGGAGCCGTTGCTGAAGGAGCGGCTGCCCGGCGTGCAGGTGCACTGGTACCAGGCGGGCAGCGAGAAGGTGGCCAGCCGGCTGGAAGCGGAGCGGGCCGCGGGCGCGGTGCGCGCGGACGTGCTGATGACGTCGGATCCGTTCCTGTACGAGCGGCTGGCTCGGGACGGAGCGTTCCTGCGCTACGCCTCCGTGAACGCGCTGCGCATTCCTCGCACGTTGCTGGACCTGGACGCGAGGTACGCGGCGGTGCGGCTGTCCACGATGGTGCTGGTGCACCGGTTGGGCGCGGGCGATGCGCCGAAGTCGTTCGCGGCGCTGGTGGACGGAAGCTGGAAGGGCAGGGCGGCCATCGGGGATCCGCTCACGTCAGGCACCGCGTTCACGTGGGCGGTGTTCCTGCACGCGAAGCGAGGAGAGGCGTACTTCGCGGGGCTGAGGGACAAGGGCGCGGTGGTGGCGGGAGGCAACGCGGCGGTGCTCCAGAAGGTGGAGAGCGGCGAGGTAGATGCGGGCGTGCTGCTGCTGGAGAACGCGCTGGCGGCGAAAGCGAAGGGCAGCCCGATCGAAATCATCTGGCCGGAGGACGGCGCGGTGGTCATCCCCGGCCCGGTGGGGCTGTTCGCATCGACGCGAAACCCGGTGGCGGCGAAGGCGCTGGTGGACGTGCTGCTGTCCCCTGAGGGTCAGCGGATCATCGTGGAGAAGGGGGACATGCACGCGGTGGATCCGCGCCTGAGCGGCCCCCGTGGAGAGTCCGGTGTGGAGGGGTTGCTGGGCCGCGCGCAGGCCTGGACTCCGGAACTGCTGGAGCAGGGGCTGCTGCACGGAGGCGACATCAAGGAAGCCTTCAGCCGGGCGTTCGCGCGATGA